AGTACATCTGCACCAGCAAACTTTCTATCTGAAAGCAAGATACCATCATCTGCTCCCATCATGAAGCACTCTCTAATAATCGCTTCAGCCTGTGGTGGTCCCATTGTCATTACTTTGACTTCCCCTCCAACTTCTTCTTTGATTTTAAGGGCAGTTTCTACTGCATATAAATCATAGGGATTCATTTTAGCTTCAATGCCATCTCTCTTAAGCACGCCTGTTGCTTCATCTACTTCAACTTTTGTTGTGCCAGGAACTTGTTTGATACACACTAAGATATTCATATTTTTCCTCCTTTATTTTTCTATCAGATACTGATTTGTCAATAAAACATTGCTCAAACTGGTATTTCAGTCTTATGGTCTTACCACATTTATTCTAAAATTACAGAAACCCCATCAGGAATTACTGTCACCTTAGCATCTTTTCCTTTTATTGCATAGGCTCTTACTAAAGCCTCTTCAAAAGTATCTGCTTGCTCCATATGCATGTTTTTTATCATCTGAGGATCACACATATCTGTTACCATAATTACTTTATATTGATTTAAAATACGGGCTAGTATTTGGAACTCCCATTGATCTGGTGCAGTTTTCTCCATAGGTACCTTTAACACCTTTTCTAAAACCTCTTTAGGACTGACTGCTTCTTCCATATTTCGGTAAAAAGATTCTCCCCCATGGCCATCATTGCAAGCTGCAATCATGATGATTACTGCTCCCTCCTTGCAACAAGCTTCTGCCGCTGTCATACCTTTTACAGCTTGATAAATATTTTGATCCAATGGATAGCCTCCGTTAGAAGTAATAACAATATCCCCTTTAATTTTTGTTACCTTCGAAAGACTTCTAACAAATTCACATCCTTCTTGATGAGCCAGCTGACTATGTCCACTGAAGGCATTAATAATTTTCTTATCTCCATCAATAACAACATTTAATATAAAAGCTAATTTTGCTTTTTCAGCAGCATATAACATGTCTCTATGAATAGGATTTTCCTCAAGGACTCCTGTTCTTGCATGTTCACTAGCTATAAAGGCAGAACAGTGATTTGCTAATACTGTTTGTGCTCCTGCAATCCCCGGTAAAATACTTTTTCTTCCCCCAGAAAATCCAGCAAAAAAGTGGGGTTCTATAAATCCTTCAGCGATTAATAATTCTGTTTCCATAGCCAAACGATTCAACCAAAGTTCCCCTCCAGAAGGCAATATTCCAACCTTCATCAAACACGCTTGATCTTGAGACATATGATTGATAACGTTTTCATTCTTGACGATTTCCTCTCCAAACTTATCTATCATCTCTTCCCTTGTTGTAGGTCTATGAAACCCCGTAGCAATTAATATCTTAATATCAATGTTTGGGTTAGCTTCCCTTATGGTCTTCAGAAGTATCGGCAAGGTAATTTTACTGGGAACAGGTCTTGTGTGATCGCTGGTGATAATCACCATATTTTTCTTTCCCTTTACCAGGGTTTCGATGGAAGGACTACCTATAGGATTCTGCAAAGCCTTTTTAATAATTTCTTCTTGACTCATGGTTGTTTTAAAATGATGTGCCTTTGATTCAAGCACCCCCGATAAGTTATTGTCCTCTATCTCTATTTCCCAAAAATTTTTGTGATAAGGTATCTTTATTCTAGGCATAGTATCTCCCCCTTCTATTTCCTTCTTTTTACTATAACATGTTAAATAGATGTATGAGTAGAGGCGTAATAATCACAGTAATTAATCCTGCTACACCGATTGCTAAACTACTCATTGCTCCTTGGGTTTCTCCTAACTCCATAGCCTTTGTGGTTCCCACCGCATGAGAAGCTGTCCCTATAGCTATACCTACCGCTACCTCATCCTTTATCTTAAAAACATTACATACGATGGGTCCAATAACCGCACCTAAAATACCCGTTATGACAATTACTCCTACGGTAATAGAAGGTATTCCTCCAATCTGTTGAGATATTTCCATCCCTATAGGTGTTGTTACTGATTT
The sequence above is drawn from the Clostridium formicaceticum genome and encodes:
- the larA gene encoding nickel-dependent lactate racemase, which codes for MPRIKIPYHKNFWEIEIEDNNLSGVLESKAHHFKTTMSQEEIIKKALQNPIGSPSIETLVKGKKNMVIITSDHTRPVPSKITLPILLKTIREANPNIDIKILIATGFHRPTTREEMIDKFGEEIVKNENVINHMSQDQACLMKVGILPSGGELWLNRLAMETELLIAEGFIEPHFFAGFSGGRKSILPGIAGAQTVLANHCSAFIASEHARTGVLEENPIHRDMLYAAEKAKLAFILNVVIDGDKKIINAFSGHSQLAHQEGCEFVRSLSKVTKIKGDIVITSNGGYPLDQNIYQAVKGMTAAEACCKEGAVIIMIAACNDGHGGESFYRNMEEAVSPKEVLEKVLKVPMEKTAPDQWEFQILARILNQYKVIMVTDMCDPQMIKNMHMEQADTFEEALVRAYAIKGKDAKVTVIPDGVSVILE